From Tsuneonella aeria, one genomic window encodes:
- a CDS encoding PepSY domain-containing protein yields the protein MTRRPTARILARTAIVTGLLAIASPALADGNVKCNGGPQEKWQKIDKLKKKAWLEKWTVQKLQVQGDCFEVYARTDSGQAIEAFFHPVTLQKLVVFRRGQEIWRAKGFTG from the coding sequence ATGACCCGCCGCCCCACCGCCCGTATCCTTGCAAGGACCGCCATCGTCACGGGTCTTCTCGCGATCGCCTCGCCCGCGCTCGCGGATGGCAACGTCAAGTGCAACGGCGGCCCGCAGGAAAAGTGGCAGAAGATCGACAAGCTGAAGAAGAAGGCCTGGCTGGAGAAGTGGACCGTCCAGAAGCTCCAGGTGCAAGGGGACTGCTTCGAGGTGTACGCCCGCACCGACAGCGGGCAGGCGATCGAGGCGTTCTTCCACCCGGTCACCCTGCAGAAACTGGTCGTGTTCCGCCGCGGGCAGGAAATCTGGCGGGCGAAGGGCTTTACCGGTTAA
- a CDS encoding Fe2+-dependent dioxygenase — translation MLTIIDQFLNPEEVRQMLDRLQSAAWRDGSDTAGSRSVAVKQNLQTRRDDPVARDLGETILGKMGTNSEFVSSTLAEKIWPPVFNLYQDGGHYGTHSDAALMRLPEANLTLRSDVSATLFLSDPASYEGGELVIEEQFGAQAVKLAAGDMVIYPSSSLHRVAPVTAGQRICAITWIQSAVADTAARTLLYDLDRSIRALTPGRASDDPDVDRLIHVYHNLLRRWAHP, via the coding sequence ATGCTGACCATCATCGATCAATTCCTCAACCCGGAGGAAGTCCGGCAAATGCTGGACCGCCTCCAGTCGGCCGCCTGGCGGGATGGGAGCGATACGGCCGGTTCGCGTTCGGTGGCGGTGAAGCAGAATTTGCAGACCCGGCGTGACGATCCGGTCGCGCGCGACCTGGGCGAAACGATCCTGGGCAAGATGGGCACGAACTCCGAGTTCGTCTCGTCCACACTGGCTGAGAAAATCTGGCCGCCGGTCTTCAACCTCTATCAGGACGGCGGACACTACGGCACCCATTCCGATGCCGCGCTGATGCGTCTTCCCGAAGCGAACCTGACCCTGCGCAGCGATGTTTCGGCCACGCTGTTCCTCTCCGATCCGGCCAGTTACGAGGGCGGTGAGCTGGTCATTGAGGAGCAGTTCGGCGCGCAGGCGGTAAAGCTCGCGGCAGGCGACATGGTGATCTATCCCTCGTCCAGCCTGCACCGCGTAGCGCCGGTGACGGCCGGGCAGCGCATCTGCGCGATCACCTGGATACAGTCCGCTGTCGCTGACACCGCGGCGCGCACCTTGCTCTATGATCTCGACCGTTCGATCCGTGCATTGACCCCGGGGCGGGCAAGCGACGATCCGGACGTCGACCGGCTGATCCACGTCTATCACAACCTGCTGCGGCGCTGGGCCCATCCGTGA
- a CDS encoding ferric reductase-like transmembrane domain-containing protein — protein sequence MIGWGKGLLWLALAAPAALMAWRLASGEATAFDLYQPTGELSLRLMLLALIPGPLAEFFGRGRFLRAWLSVRRNLGVAAFVYAALHLAAYVADMQALAAMLAELALPGIWTGWLAFAVLAVPASISTDVAMRRLGRTWKRLQWLAYPALALALLHWALLDRAWLPVLVHLVPLGLAWSLRIAARNGYRFRRRPA from the coding sequence GTGATCGGCTGGGGCAAAGGTCTGCTCTGGCTGGCGCTGGCGGCGCCCGCGGCGCTGATGGCCTGGCGCCTGGCGAGCGGCGAGGCGACCGCGTTCGACCTCTACCAGCCGACCGGTGAACTGTCGCTGCGGCTGATGCTGCTGGCGCTGATCCCGGGACCCCTGGCGGAATTCTTCGGGCGCGGGCGCTTTCTGCGCGCATGGCTGTCCGTGCGGCGCAACCTGGGGGTCGCCGCCTTCGTCTATGCCGCGCTCCACCTGGCTGCCTACGTAGCCGACATGCAGGCACTCGCGGCCATGCTGGCGGAACTTGCATTGCCGGGCATCTGGACCGGCTGGCTCGCCTTCGCCGTGCTGGCGGTCCCGGCATCGATCAGCACCGATGTGGCGATGCGGCGGCTGGGGCGGACGTGGAAGCGCCTCCAGTGGCTGGCATATCCAGCGCTCGCCCTCGCGCTGCTGCACTGGGCCCTGCTCGACCGCGCGTGGCTTCCAGTCCTCGTTCATCTCGTACCGCTAGGGCTTGCCTGGAGCCTGCGGATCGCCGCCCGCAACGGATATCGTTTTCGAAGGAGACCTGCATGA